The sequence below is a genomic window from Negativicutes bacterium.
ATGATCGGTATATGCTTTGGTCTTTTCCAAAATCTGCTGTCCCTCGCTGGTCAGCGTGACTGCCCGCTTACGCCGGTCATTTTTATCGATTTCCCGGCTGATGTAACCTTTTTTTTCCAGAGAATTCAACATTTGCGAAACAGCGGGTTTGGTGATAAACAGATGGCTTGATAAATCGGATGCCTGAAAATTTTGGTCACAGCAAGCGATGTTCTTGGCAATCCCGCTCATCAAAAAGAGTTCTCCCATGCGGATGTTGAGCTCCGGCGGATAAACCATACTCACTTTTCTTAAGCGGAGCATGGCCAGGACCAACTGATCTTTCAATTTATTATCCATATGTTTCCCCCTTAATATTTAAGCCTTAAATCATTAAGCAATTAATGAATTCTCATTATACACTAACGAACCTAAAAATTTATGAACAGTTGGTGAATTTTGTTTGCGGCTTTTCAGGCGAAGTGTGTTTTTTCCCATACGGCGGAAACGGAAATGCTGCGCACTGTCACGCCCGGCTGCCCTGCCTTGCGCTCTTTAGCTTCACATCGGCATTCTTGAGGCAAAGCAGCCTTACAAGTTAAAAACAAGAGCTGCGGGGAACGTCTTGTTTCCCATGGCAAACCCGGGCAAAAATAGGCACCTTATTAAGTTCCATTTACGATTAATATTGACATCCGTCAAACAGCATGATATGCTTGAATCGTATTCGAAGCGGATTCGAGCGCGATTTCAGTTTGTAAGGAGGGAAAATAAGATGTTCGAAATTGTAAAAGATTTTCCAAATCCTCTGATGTTTCTAGATGCCAAACCGTCTGTTTCGCTGTATCAAACCACACATAGAAATTTACCCGACAGAAAGCAGGATCCGATCGTCTTCAAGAATCTGATCCAAACAATTGAACAGGAGTTGGAACGGAAATATAATCTGACGGAAACGACAGCGCTGCTGCAACCTTTTTACGACTTGAAAGAGGATGTCTCTTTCTGGAACAATAGCCTCGACGGAATTGCCGTGCTGGCCAATCCGGAAAAGTGTATCGTCTACAGCCTCTCCAGAACGATGCCAAATTTGGCGGTCGTGGCGGACGATTTTCATATTATGCCGCTGATCAGGGCTTTCCAGTCTTCCGATCAGTATCTTCTGCTTGGTTTGAGCGGCAGTGAGTTTTCTCTCTTTCAAGGCAATCGTTATGAGATAAAGCCCCTGGAATTACCGGCGGCTGCGCCGACTACCATCAATGAGATTTTGGGCAGCACACTCTCGGAACCGTCACTGGGTCAAAGATCAAGCCAGGCCGGCGGCAGTTCGGTGTTTTATGGCCATGGCAGCAAGAATGATGAGAATGAAAAGGACCTGGAGAAGTTCTTTCGCTATATAGACCGGTTTGTTTTGGAGAATTATGCAAAAACAATGAAACTCCCCTTGATTCTGGTTTCCTTAACGGAATACCAAAGCGAATTTAAAGCGCTCAGCAATAATCCCTATCTGATGAAGGAGGGAATCGAAGCCTCGCCGGATGCTTTGAATCGAGAGCAGTTACGGGAAAGCGCCTGGGATATTGTCCTGTCTTCTTATTTAGGCAAGACAAAGACTTTGGTGGAAACCTTCCAAACGGCACAGGCCGGCGGCAA
It includes:
- a CDS encoding MarR family transcriptional regulator encodes the protein MDNKLKDQLVLAMLRLRKVSMVYPPELNIRMGELFLMSGIAKNIACCDQNFQASDLSSHLFITKPAVSQMLNSLEKKGYISREIDKNDRRKRAVTLTSEGQQILEKTKAYTDHRLETTIRCFGEENTRQLIALFTLLSDISEDLNQKNLQPKDKGEDHLD